The following coding sequences lie in one Pseudorasbora parva isolate DD20220531a chromosome 18, ASM2467924v1, whole genome shotgun sequence genomic window:
- the eif4ebp3 gene encoding eukaryotic translation initiation factor 4E-binding protein 3: MSTSCEASSTCPIPSRSIHETLPDSYSQTPGGTLFSTTPGGTRIIYDRKFLLECRNSPIARTPPCCLPHIPGVTRPSLQPAELDDDSKDLSVDDSQFVMDM, encoded by the exons ATGTCAACCAGCTGCGAAGCTTCCTCTACCTGCCCGATTCCAAGCCGCTCCATCCATGAGACACTCCCGGACAGCTACAGTCAGACTCCAGGAGGAACTCTGTTTTCAACTACTCCTGGTG GAACCCGCATAATCTATGATAGAAAGTTTCTCTTGGAATGTCGAAACTCCCCAATCGCACGCACCCCACCCTGTTGCCTTCCCCACATTCCGGGGGTCACCAGACCCTCACTGCAACCAGCAGAGCTGGATGATGACAGCAAAGATCTATCTG TTGATGACAGCCAGTTTGTGATGGACATGTGA